A window of Bacteroidales bacterium genomic DNA:
GTTCCAGCGCAGAGCGTAAAGACAATTGCAAATGACGAATGGCCAACGGCGAAAAGCAAGAGTCCCTGCTTCCGGCTATTCGTATTCTTTCAGAATTTCCTTTACTCCTTCGGGGGCAACGCGGCCATAAACCTTCTCTCCTATCATAACCACCGGCGCCAGTCCGCAGGCCCCCACACACCGCAAACAACTCAGGGAGAACTTCCCGTCGGGCGTGGTCTGCCCCACTTCAATCTTCAGATTTTTACGGAACTCATCGAGCACCTTCTCTGCACCCCTTACATAGCAGGCCGTGCCGGTACAGATGGATACCGGATGCTTGCCTTTGGGAACCATGGTAAAGAAGTGGTAAAACGTAACCACGCCATATACTTTGGCCACAGAAATGTTCAGCTCGGAGGCAATGACTTCCTGCACCTCGGCCGGAAGATATCCAAACTCATGCTGAGTCTGGTGCAGCACATTGATCAGTTCCCCGGGATCGTTGTTAAACGACTTGCAGATTTCCTTTATCCGGTTCACTGCTTTTTCCTGTAACTCAATTTTAACCCGTGACATATGGTAAATTCTTTTCTGTTAAACAATACTATCAGGCCTCTGATTCCTCGGTTTTGATTATGTACCGCTGGCTCTTGTCAAAATAGTGGGTATGGAGCAGGTGGTGCGATTTTTCGCTCAGTGGCCTGCCGAGGAACTCTTTATATAATTCAATGATAGCAGGGTTCTCGTGTGATTTCCGGATGGGTTTGCGGGCATCTTCTTCGTAAATAGCCTTCTGACGGGCTTTGAGTATGGAAGAGTCTCCGTGATGGAGGGGTTGACCGCCACCGCCTATGCATCCGCCCGGGCAGGCCATGATTTCGATGGCATGGTACTGCGATTTTCCGGCCCGAATGTCTTCGAGCAGTTTGCGGGCATTCCCCAGTCCATGGGCAATACCAATATTGATAGGCGTGCCGTTGAAATCAATGGTAGCTGAACGGATGTTCTCCATACCGCGCAGTTCGTTGAAGGTTATGCGCGGAAGCTTCTTTCCGGTATGCAATTCATAAGCCGTACGCACAGCGGCTTCAATTACACCTCCCGTGGTGCCGAATATAACTCCGGCGCCGGTTGATTCGCCCAGAGGAAGGTCAAATTCTTCATCCGGCAGAGCAAGGAAGTCAATATTAGCCTGCCTGATCAGATTGGCCAGTTCGCGCGTAGAAAGTGCATAGTCGACATCGGGATTCCCGTCGGTACTGAACTCTTCGCGCTGGCATTCGTATTTCTTTGCCAGGCAGGGCATAATGGATACCACCACCAGGTCTTCCCTCTTAACCCCGATTTTTTCGGCGAAGTAGGTCTTGGCAATGGCTCCGAACATCTGCTGGGGCGAGCGGGCTGTAGAGGGAATTTCCTTCATGTCGGGGAAGTGGTGCTCGAAGAAATTCACCCAGGCCGGGCAGCAGGAGGTAAGAATGGGCAGTTTCACGGAAGCGTCGCCGCTCAGGTAGCGGCTCAGGCGCTCGAGCAGTTCTGTCCCTTCCTCCATGATGGTAAGGTCGGCCGCGAAGTCGGTATCGAACACATATTTGAACCCCAGCTGACGAAGGGCGGCCACCATTTTGCCCGTAACCAGTGTGCCGGGTTCGAGGCCGAATTCTTCGCCCAGGGCGGCACGGACAGCCGGAGCTGTTTGTACGATGACGGTTTTGCGCGGGTCGGCCAGCAGGCGAATCACGGCATTGGTATGATCCACTTCGGTGAGCGCACCGGTAGGACAAACAGCCACACACTGGCCGCAATATGTACAGGGCGACTGCTCCAGATTCATTTCAAAAGCCGGGGCTACCACTGCCATAAATCCGCGGTTAACGGCCGAAAGAGCACCTACCGTCTGTACCGTATTGCACATGGTTTCGCAGCGCCGGCACATGATGCATTTGTCCATGTCGCGGATAATGCTCGGGGAAGTGTCTTCACGGTAGTGCGACTGTTCCCCAGTATAATGCAGTTTTCTGATGCCCATTTCCTGCGCCAGTGCCTGCAAATCACACTTGCCGCTCTTGGCACATACCAGGCAGTCGAACGGATGGTCTGAAAGAATAAGTTCCAGCACCGTTTTGCGTGCATTCAGCACCCGTATATTGTGGGTATTCACCTCCATGCCCGGCATACACTCGGTTGCACAGGCCGGTGCCAGGTTGCGGCGGTTTTTTACTTCCACCACACACATCCGGCATCCTCCCGGTCGGTTTTCAATGTTCATGTCGTCCAGCTTCAGATGGCACAGGGTAGGTATTCTGATACCTGCCTTGCGGGCTGCTTCCAGAATGGTTGTGCCCGCCGGTACTTCAATCTGTTTATTGTCAATCGTTACTTTTATTGTTTCCATACGTTCAGAGTTTTCCGGTCATTAATTGATATACACAGCATCAAACTTGCATTTCTCCATGCAGGCCCCGCATTTGATGCACACATCCTGGTTGATGGTATGGGGCTGTTTGCGTTCGCCGCTGATGGCGTTTACCGGGCATGCCCGTGCACAGGCTGTGCATCCCACACAATTTTCGGGATTAATGTAATACCGCATCAGCGATTTGCACACACCGGCACGGCACTTTTTGTCGCGCACATGTTCCACATATTCATCCCAGAAATTGTCAAGCGTTGAAAGGACAGGATTGGGGGAAGACTGACCCAGTCCGCACAACGAAGTATCCTTGATTACCTGTCCGAGATTCCGCAATAGTTCGAGGTCTTCCATGGTTCCCTTCCCTTCGGTGATGCGGGTAAGGATTTCATGAAGACGTTTATTCCCGATCCGGCAGGGGGCACATTTTCCGCACGACTCATCCACGGTGAACTCGAGATAGAATTTGGCCACATTCACCATGCAATCGTCTTCATCCATCACAATCATACCCCCCGACCCCATCATGGAACCGCTTGCCACAAGATTTTCATAATCGATGGGAGTATCGAGGTGTTTTTCGGTAAGACAGCCGCCGGAAGGGCCTCCCGTCTGGACAGCCTTGAATTTTTTTCCGTTCTTTATTCCCCCGCCAATATCATAAATGACATCGCGAAGCGTAACACCCATGGGCACTTCAATAAGGCCCACATTGTTGATTTTTCCGGCCAGGGCGAAAACCTTTGTCCCCTTTGATTTTTCGGTACCTATGGAAGCAAACCAGTCAGCCCCCTTGAGGATAATTGCCGGCACATTGGCAAGGGTTTCCACATTGTTCACCGTGGTAGGCTTGCCCAGGTAACCATGTTCCGAAGGAAATGGCGGTTTGATGGTTGGCTCGCCGCGGTTTCCCTCCATACTGTGAATCAGAGCAGTTTCCTCACCGCAAACAAAAGCTCCGGCTCCGTAGCGCAGGTTGATGTCAAAGGAAAAGCCGGTACCCAGAATATTTTCACCAAGCAATCCGTATTCTCTTGCCTGGGCAATGGCAATCTTCAGCCGTTCAATAGCCAGCGGATATTCGGCACGGATGTAGATAAGGCCTTTGGACGCTCCGGTGCAATATCCGCAGATGGCCATAGCTTCCAACACCGAATGGGGGTCGCCTTCCAGCACGGAACGGTCCATGAAAGCACCCGGGTCTCCTTCATCGGCATTGCACACCACATACTTTTCATCGGCTTTCACTTTGGAGGTAATCTCCCATTTCAGGCCTGTGGGAAAACCGGCACCTCCCCTTCCACGCAGACCTGATTTTTTGATCAGTTCAATGGTCTGCTGGGGCGTCATTTCGGTCAGCACTTTACCCAGGGCCTGATACCCCTCACGGGCAATATATTCATCAATGTTTTCCGGATTAATGAACCCGCAGTTGCGCAAGGCAATGCGAATTTGTTTCTGGTAGAACTCCATGTGCTTGGAATCGCTAACCTTCTCCTTCGTCTCCGGATCAACATACAACAGCCGCATTACCTTACGTCCCTTCACCAGATGCTCTTCCACAATTTCACGGGCATCTTCGGGCTTTACCTGCACATAGAAGGTATTGTCGGGCATCACCTTAACGATAGGCCCTTTTTCACAGAAACCAAAGCACCCGGTCATGATAACCTGGATTTCATCCTGCAGGCTCCTGATTTCAATTTCCTGACGCAGGTTCTGTGCAATCTGTTCACTGAGCGAGGCACGGCAGCCCGTCCCTCCGCATACCAGCACATGCATTTTGTATTTCGGTGTCATTGCTTTCCTCCCTCCTTATTTTTTTTCATTGATGGTCTGATAATTCTGGGGAATGATCCCGTCAACGAGCTCGCCGTTGAGAATATACTTCTCAATGATCTCCTTTGCCTTTTTGGTATTTACATAGCCAAAAACTACCGGCTCCTGTCCCGGCAATTTCACTTCAATCGTCGGCTCGGCATAGCAATACCCCATACAGCCCGTTTGCGTTACTACTGCATCGATTTTCCGTTTGTCAAGCTCCTCAATTAAATAATCCATGGTTTCCCTGGCACCCGATGCAATACCGCAGGTTGCCATAGCCACTTTAACCTGGATCAGGTTCTCAGTATGTTCACTTTTCTCCCTCAGGTCGATCCGGCGCTTCAGCTCTTCGCTTTTTCTCCTGAGATCGGCCAGTGATGTAATCTTTGTCATGGTTCTTTTATTTTTAATTCGGTGGATCAAAAGTACTTGTTTTGCTTTTCTGATTCAGTTGTATATTAATGATTTATATCATTTTCAGCTAATTTAGAATCATTCTTCGTTTGACATTCTGCACCAATCTGCAGAAGGTTTTCATTGATATAGGTACTGCACATTCTGAGTACTTCGGGGTGGTTCAGGGGTAAGTTGCCGATAAATTCCTTAATCTGACGGGTATCGAAAACAAATGTGCCGTTTGCGGTGCGGTGTTCGTACACCAGATGCAGATCGGGATTGGCAGCCAGGAGGAGCCGCAGGGTAGCGGGAATGTCTCCCGCAGGAGGCCGGTCAATGTGCGAGAGCCGGAATTCAGCCGTCACCCTGGTTCCTTTGCCCTGCTGTGAATCAATGTCGAGTGACCCTCCGGCCAGCTCACAGTTCTGGCGTAACAAAGGCAGGCCTAATCCAAACCTGCGGGTGGTGCGGGTAGTAACCCAGGGATCGGTAACTTTTGCTGCAAAATCAGGCTCCATTCCTTTACCATCATCCTCAATCACCAGGCGGTACAGATCCTGACCGGGAAGCTCTTCAATGACAATACGGACAGTCTGTGCACCGGCAGTTACCGAATTCTCGGCTATATCAAGAATATGCAGAGAAATGTCTTTCATGCGGCAACAATTTTTCGTCCATTTTCACCCCTGAAAGCCATCCAAACTTCATCGCAGGTGAGCTCCTCAAGAAGAAAAACCGAGGTGATACGGCCAATGTCAGGCAGGAAGTGGGCATCGGAAGAACGGACAATGCGCTGTCCTCTCACTTCGGGATGGGTGTCAAGAAAATTTTCCAGGGCCGTACGCCATGAAACCTCGAGCGCATCAAAGGCCAGTCCGGCAGGGATGAACCCCAGCTGGCTGTACAGGCTGTTCTTGTGCCTGTCGATATGAGCCGGCACAAAAATGCCCCCCAGCGAATGTGCCATTTCGGCTACTTCCTCAACCGAAGCATCAACCGAGGAACCCAGATAGTACTCTACTTCATCGATAACCCTTT
This region includes:
- a CDS encoding NADH-quinone oxidoreductase subunit NuoF, giving the protein MHVLVCGGTGCRASLSEQIAQNLRQEIEIRSLQDEIQVIMTGCFGFCEKGPIVKVMPDNTFYVQVKPEDAREIVEEHLVKGRKVMRLLYVDPETKEKVSDSKHMEFYQKQIRIALRNCGFINPENIDEYIAREGYQALGKVLTEMTPQQTIELIKKSGLRGRGGAGFPTGLKWEITSKVKADEKYVVCNADEGDPGAFMDRSVLEGDPHSVLEAMAICGYCTGASKGLIYIRAEYPLAIERLKIAIAQAREYGLLGENILGTGFSFDINLRYGAGAFVCGEETALIHSMEGNRGEPTIKPPFPSEHGYLGKPTTVNNVETLANVPAIILKGADWFASIGTEKSKGTKVFALAGKINNVGLIEVPMGVTLRDVIYDIGGGIKNGKKFKAVQTGGPSGGCLTEKHLDTPIDYENLVASGSMMGSGGMIVMDEDDCMVNVAKFYLEFTVDESCGKCAPCRIGNKRLHEILTRITEGKGTMEDLELLRNLGQVIKDTSLCGLGQSSPNPVLSTLDNFWDEYVEHVRDKKCRAGVCKSLMRYYINPENCVGCTACARACPVNAISGERKQPHTINQDVCIKCGACMEKCKFDAVYIN
- a CDS encoding 2Fe-2S iron-sulfur cluster binding domain-containing protein: METIKVTIDNKQIEVPAGTTILEAARKAGIRIPTLCHLKLDDMNIENRPGGCRMCVVEVKNRRNLAPACATECMPGMEVNTHNIRVLNARKTVLELILSDHPFDCLVCAKSGKCDLQALAQEMGIRKLHYTGEQSHYREDTSPSIIRDMDKCIMCRRCETMCNTVQTVGALSAVNRGFMAVVAPAFEMNLEQSPCTYCGQCVAVCPTGALTEVDHTNAVIRLLADPRKTVIVQTAPAVRAALGEEFGLEPGTLVTGKMVAALRQLGFKYVFDTDFAADLTIMEEGTELLERLSRYLSGDASVKLPILTSCCPAWVNFFEHHFPDMKEIPSTARSPQQMFGAIAKTYFAEKIGVKREDLVVVSIMPCLAKKYECQREEFSTDGNPDVDYALSTRELANLIRQANIDFLALPDEEFDLPLGESTGAGVIFGTTGGVIEAAVRTAYELHTGKKLPRITFNELRGMENIRSATIDFNGTPINIGIAHGLGNARKLLEDIRAGKSQYHAIEIMACPGGCIGGGGQPLHHGDSSILKARQKAIYEEDARKPIRKSHENPAIIELYKEFLGRPLSEKSHHLLHTHYFDKSQRYIIKTEESEA
- a CDS encoding PHP domain-containing protein, whose product is MKEYRADLHIHTVLSPCGDLEMSPENILAAARSKNIDILGITDHNHTGNAWLIREMAEEYQMLVLPGAEVTTREEVHCLAFFPSRESLAQFQHFLTGQIIRIPNRPEVLGYQVLVGRGERVIDEVEYYLGSSVDASVEEVAEMAHSLGGIFVPAHIDRHKNSLYSQLGFIPAGLAFDALEVSWRTALENFLDTHPEVRGQRIVRSSDAHFLPDIGRITSVFLLEELTCDEVWMAFRGENGRKIVAA
- a CDS encoding ATP-binding protein, giving the protein MKDISLHILDIAENSVTAGAQTVRIVIEELPGQDLYRLVIEDDGKGMEPDFAAKVTDPWVTTRTTRRFGLGLPLLRQNCELAGGSLDIDSQQGKGTRVTAEFRLSHIDRPPAGDIPATLRLLLAANPDLHLVYEHRTANGTFVFDTRQIKEFIGNLPLNHPEVLRMCSTYINENLLQIGAECQTKNDSKLAENDINH
- a CDS encoding (2Fe-2S) ferredoxin domain-containing protein, which produces MTKITSLADLRRKSEELKRRIDLREKSEHTENLIQVKVAMATCGIASGARETMDYLIEELDKRKIDAVVTQTGCMGYCYAEPTIEVKLPGQEPVVFGYVNTKKAKEIIEKYILNGELVDGIIPQNYQTINEKK
- the nuoE gene encoding NADH-quinone oxidoreductase subunit NuoE — its product is MSRVKIELQEKAVNRIKEICKSFNNDPGELINVLHQTQHEFGYLPAEVQEVIASELNISVAKVYGVVTFYHFFTMVPKGKHPVSICTGTACYVRGAEKVLDEFRKNLKIEVGQTTPDGKFSLSCLRCVGACGLAPVVMIGEKVYGRVAPEGVKEILKEYE